In Achromobacter pestifer, the DNA window TTCCATGGGCCGCGACATCGCCGCCATGATCGCCCATGGCGCGCGCGCCACCCTGCTGATCGGCCTGGTGGCCGCGGCCACCGCCACGCTGATCGGCGTGAGCGTGGGCGCGGCCGCGGCCTGGGCCGGCGGCTGGGTGGACGAAGGCCTGATGCGCGTGGCCGAACTGTTCCAGATCATTCCCAACGTCGTGTTCGTGCTGACGGTGGTGTCCATCCTGGGACCGCGCATCGAGCACATCACGCTGGCCGTGGGGCTGGTGTCGTGGCCGCCCATTGCGCGCCTGACCCGGGCCGAGTTCCTGTCCTTCAAGGAACGCGAGTTCGTGCAGGCCTGCCGGGCGCTGGGCATGAGTCCGCTGCGCATCGTCGCCGCCGAAATCCTGCCCAACGCCCTGCCGCCCGTCATCGTGATGTCCTCGCTGGTGGTGGCCGGCGCCATCCTCTACGAATCGGTGGTTTCCTT includes these proteins:
- a CDS encoding ABC transporter permease, whose translation is MSASPTLALPAASPHRRASFAARFARNRGAVAGAALLVLVAFLAVGAGWLYPTDPLRIVGAPEIWPFESWHHPLGTDSMGRDIAAMIAHGARATLLIGLVAAATATLIGVSVGAAAAWAGGWVDEGLMRVAELFQIIPNVVFVLTVVSILGPRIEHITLAVGLVSWPPIARLTRAEFLSFKEREFVQACRALGMSPLRIVAAEILPNALPPVIVMSSLVVAGAILYESVVSFLGLGDPNIASWGRLVGEGRSLIRSSWYICAVPGVAIMLAVLSLNLVGDGLNDALNPKLQKR